In a single window of the Notamacropus eugenii isolate mMacEug1 chromosome 4, mMacEug1.pri_v2, whole genome shotgun sequence genome:
- the CENPH gene encoding centromere protein H — protein MTSFPTPPPPAASSLPAVSVCPFGLQTPQTGRNEAEDTACGSEHAAETAPGKPCTFPGEERGLQRAEKPRGTLRAAALTAHARRGHGGRRRRRRPGAGLLATFLPLDWPRTGEAGGAVLRPSGAARPAPAPRASRRHVTRPREREARGGEREPKAGPPRGRPEPRPIRGLAPPQPRLPRHVTVGGPNAQSAGNLVLPRASRPGMEARSARPWRAARRSSRAGAEEGGGPVTRWQRAWSSPRQGAEEVPRRALRSSGGSAREEAEAEADATGRARARPGPHGRGEEKGAPGTPPRRARSGGRVRSSGAPEAPKASAPGAGHPWEPEAVWDTSPGSARSSAGKDAAAPGSPGDGKERSGWGTGAGRRAASAPAKCAVAGEDETPLPGPRGRGGPSSHLGEEEPGRRSPRPDAPDPGATAASPGLEEAPPASGEEDEDSRLVRQLLRLKDQIKQQLLEYKAEVEASKESPAEELTEGNLLQRIEELERKMEDVKVELEMKTLALKRVQVAHALQKKLGKKDSESESILAILKNILTLNSSILKAQQQTQELEEKMLEVKKKRLMFKKAGEEKLREIQAEKKKKKDELNLLKNSALLNKMKKSLQKEIDTTTIIQNVFQHIVMAAKIDWAADPTLKALILQLEKNLNFI, from the exons ATGACGTCCTTTCCTACACCCCCGCCTCCCGCGGCCTCCAGTCTGCCCGCGGTCTCGGTCTGTCCCTTCGGCCTCCA aacaccccaaacgGGTCGGAACGAGGCGGAGGACACCGCGTGCGGGTCGGAACACGCCGCAGAAACGGCTCCTGGGAAACCCTGCACGTTCCCTGGGGAGGAGCGAGGTCTTCAAAGGGCTGAAAAGCCACGAGGGACATTGCGGGCAGCCGCTCTGACCGCACACGCACGACGCGGTCACGGAGGAAGGCGGCGCAGACGGCGCCCCGGGGCCGGGCTCCTCGCGACTTTTCTGCCTCTGGATTGGCCGAGAACCGGTGAAGCGGGCGGAGCTGTCCTCCGGCCAAGTGGGGCCGCCCGCCCCGCCCCCGCGCCGCGGGCCTCACGCCGGCACGTGACGCGGCCGCGCG AGAGGGAGGCCCGGGGCGGAGAGAGGGAACCGAAGGCGGGGCCGCCGCGTGGGAGGCCCGAGCCGAGGCCAATCCGAGGGCTAGCCCCGCCCCAGCCCCGCCTCCCGAGGCACGTGACCGTAGGCGGCCCGAACGCCCAGAGCGCGGGAAACTTAGTTCTGCCCAGGGCTTCCCGGCCCGGGATGGAAGCGCGGAGTGCCAGGCCCTGGCGGGCCGCGCGCCGCTCCTCCAGGGCCGGGGCGGAGGAGGGCGGGGGGCCGGTCACCCGGTGGCAGCGCGCCTGGAGCAGCCCTCGCCAGGGAGCGGAGGAGGTGCCCAGGCGGGCCTTGCGCAGCTCGGGTGGGAGCGCCCGGGAGGAGGCGGAGGCTGAGGCAGACGCCACGGGGCGAGCCcgggcccggcccggcccgcaCGGccggggggaggagaagggggcgCCGGGCACCCCGCCCCGGCGGGCCCGCAGCGGCGGCCGAGTGCGGAGCTCCGGCGCTCCGGAGGCCCCGAAGGCCTCTGCCCCAGGCGCCGGGCACCCCTGGGAGCCGGAGGCGGTGTGGGACACGTCGCCTGGGAGCGCCCGGAGCAGCGCGGGGAAGGACGCCGCGGCACCGGGCTCCCCCGGCGATGGGAAAGAGCGGAGCGGCTGGGGCACCGGGGCCGGGAGGCGGGCGGCTTCTGCCCCGGCCAAGTGCGCGGTGGCGGGAGAGGACGAGACGCCGCTTCCCGGACCCCGCGGGCGGGGCGGCCCCTCCAGCCACCTAGGTGAGGAGGAGCCGGGGCGGCGGTCACCACGGCCAGATGCGCCGGACCCCGGGGCCACGGCCGCCAGCCCCGGCCTAGAGGAGGCCCCTCCGGCGAGCGGGGAAGAGGACGAGGACTCCAGGCTGGTCCGGCAGCTGCTCAG ACTGAAGGATCAGATTAAGCAGCAGCTGCTGGAATATAAGGCAGAGGTTGAAGCGA GTAAAGAGAGCCCTGCAGAAGAACTCACAGAAGGCAACTTACTTCAGAG gATTGAAGAGCTcgaaaggaaaatggaagatgTGAAGGttgaattagaaatgaaaactctAGCTTTAAAAAG GGTCCAGGTTGCTCACGCccttcagaaaaaactgggaaaaaaggaCAGTGAATCTGA ATCAATCTTGGcaattttgaaaaacattttaaccCTTAATAGTTCAATACTGAAAGCACAGCAG CAAACCCAGGAATTGGAAGAGAAAATGCTTGAAGTTAAGAAGAAGAGATTAA TGTTTAAAAAAGCTGGGGAAGAAAAGCTACGAGAAATACAggctgagaagaaaaagaaaaaagatgaattaaACCTACTGAAAAATAGTGCCTtgttaaataaaatgaagaaaagtctACAAAAGGAGATAGATACAACTACTATTATTCAAAATGTTTTTCAG